Within Anopheles ziemanni chromosome 2, idAnoZiCoDA_A2_x.2, whole genome shotgun sequence, the genomic segment ACGCGCGAGCAGAGCTTTGACGGCGTGCAGCGGGAAGTTCTAGAAAAGCAGCGCGAAGTGAAACAACTGGCCACCGAAACCAAGCAACTCGCCAAAGAGCTCGAACGACAGGAACAGGAGCACTACAAACGGCAGGATCAGTACTATGACTACGAAAAATCTATCCGTGTGCTTAAGGAAGAGCTGGCCCGGCAGGAAATGACTGTGGCCGAACGGGACGAGATGAGAAACCTCATAACGCGCGATAAGAATATTGTTGCAGCGAAACGGAACGCCATCGCGAGCCTTGAGGAGGCATCGTCCGACCATCAGATCACTCTGTCCCGGCTTATCAAGCAAAAGATCAATTTTATCTCCGAGCTCAACACGAAACTGTGCAACCTTTCCAATGCCCTCCAGCCGGACATTCTCTTCACACCGATCGAACTCAGTTTAACGACGGAAAACTATCCGGCTTTGGAGAAAAGCTTGCTTGAACTCGAGCTACAAATGAACGAGATCTTCAAACAATACCACGAGCGGTACGCCAAACTGTGCCAGGAAAAGTGTCGCCTCGAGCAGCGGCTGTCCGACATTCAGCTCACCTTGCAGCCGCTGGAGGCAAAGATCGGCGGCCAAACGGCACGCCTGCAACGGCTCCAGCAGCAACGGGACGCCATCACCCGTCAACTCACCGACCTGGCCATGCGTGCCCACGAGCAGGAGAACTGGCAGGATCGGGAAAAGCAACTCGATCAGGAGGCAGAAAAGTTAAAGCAACAGCTGGAGAGCAACAAGAAGGCCATCGAGAAACTGGCCCAAAACAAGCAGCAGTTGATGGAGGAAGGATTGGAGCAGTGCCGGGTTGCGCTGGCGCAGAGGCAACAGAAACTGGCCGAGTTTACGAGCTACGTGGAGGGATGTGAGGCGATAATGGAGAACATTTGTGACGCTTGCTCGCCGGATGAAGCGTCTTCGAATGAGACAATAAATGAGTCGTGAATAAacgtttttcaaattaaacaatttacgaCTACCTTTCAtctagtttattatttttaatttgaagagCAAACATCACTTGAATTTAGTTAAACGATGGAATTTTACACGAAAGATTTTTGaattttacacaaaaaaaaaaatactgttcCCAAGAATGGTCGTCACACATTAAGATGCAGGCTGCCCACTAGAATTTACTTTTCACCTCCTCATAGGAGACACAGTTTGCCTCCACGTACCGCACAAACCGAACTGCGTGTACGGCAGCACAGTTCATCAGCGCCAGTACGTCCTCTTCTGCCCGGTGTGCTGCCACAAGCTCCTTCCCTACGGTACGTTTGTAAATTTCGGCAAGATTGTATCGTTTTTTCACCCTTGCTGGTGATCCTTCCGTCTCCGAACTGGACGTTTTATCATCGAATGCATCGTGAAACAGTCTTTTGCGTGCGTTTGCCGTCCGAGAGACCGGAATGTCGCGTTCGCCCGGGGAAGGTGTACCTTCCGGTGTAACGTTAAGATACTCGCGTAGCGTTTGCTTGTACTTGCGCTCAACGTGTGCACTTCGTGGGGTGGTTTCATTGCATCGCTGCCGATCGTTCATGCCATCGTTTTCACGTTCTAGTTGTTCCATGATACCGATGGTTCGATACTCGAGTTCCGGGATCTCACTGTCAAGGCCTTCATTGTTCTCGAAGTACGATTTTTCCACGTCGGCTTCAATCTCCCGGAACGCTGGCAGCGAATCAACCACATACAGGAAACTGGGCAGCATAACACCGATCCGTAGCATATGTTGCTTGAGAAGGATAAAATCAAATCTGTTGCCATTGTGAGCCACCAGGCAGGCGGGTTTCTGCAAACGGTCGAGGAATAGTTTCACCATTTCGCCTGCGCCTCCATCGAATTTGCCCTCTCTTTCCAGCAAATCATTGTAAAGACCTATAGATGAAAGGAGAACAATGTAACGATTAGCTGATAAGACGATTTCCAAATCCGGAAACGTTTCACGATTAAA encodes:
- the LOC131289463 gene encoding uncharacterized protein LOC131289463, translating into MSSNKRITLPRRTQEFEIPVPPSSVKKPQNRVSRIAQPLRKSTKPGLGQFGENGRSRSMEKGLSGMTLGVPSTATKKSLNPRSSSVTPRLRTPLRSVGFAGNAENALQMTIPSTVERERSTVDAQKIFDYLAQANVPDLPKDFIDRRSLKAMSMKQFLIIVAHLFRQIGGSRYKIGSNFIEDILKVITELQCPFTVNKSMLKTPSAPHSIHQVITMLSWLIDLAPPPVSGSEWAPNYLHASEFPSQDYTHFFYQSAMEIFHLWNLKKEEEFGEQVDTMVDRLVACKTNGLNQKQVHERTAQLQQQLESVNANRPEGQTREQSFDGVQREVLEKQREVKQLATETKQLAKELERQEQEHYKRQDQYYDYEKSIRVLKEELARQEMTVAERDEMRNLITRDKNIVAAKRNAIASLEEASSDHQITLSRLIKQKINFISELNTKLCNLSNALQPDILFTPIELSLTTENYPALEKSLLELELQMNEIFKQYHERYAKLCQEKCRLEQRLSDIQLTLQPLEAKIGGQTARLQRLQQQRDAITRQLTDLAMRAHEQENWQDREKQLDQEAEKLKQQLESNKKAIEKLAQNKQQLMEEGLEQCRVALAQRQQKLAEFTSYVEGCEAIMENICDACSPDEASSNETINES
- the LOC131281181 gene encoding uncharacterized protein LOC131281181: MVEIKSFVFFDLETTGLPEYEHFKTKITELSMVACSREHLLECVNELPRVLHKLSLCFNPSRLITIGSSQATGTCLYNDLLEREGKFDGGAGEMVKLFLDRLQKPACLVAHNGNRFDFILLKQHMLRIGVMLPSFLYVVDSLPAFREIEADVEKSYFENNEGLDSEIPELEYRTIGIMEQLERENDGMNDRQRCNETTPRSAHVERKYKQTLREYLNVTPEGTPSPGERDIPVSRTANARKRLFHDAFDDKTSSSETEGSPARVKKRYNLAEIYKRTVGKELVAAHRAEEDVLALMNCAAVHAVRFVRYVEANCVSYEEVKSKF